From Lysinibacillus sp. SGAir0095, the proteins below share one genomic window:
- a CDS encoding MBL fold metallo-hydrolase yields MNIHKIIIPTPYPIGDVNSFLVKGDRLSLFDVGPKTQDALDALKQGLKDAGYTLDDIEQVVLTHHHPDHAGWVDVFTQAEIIGHEYNDHFLRRTPGFMEYRTKFYREQLQLQAVPEKYLEKIVESKEALKLYGSTPLTKFIGDGDEVPGHPGLKAIYTPGHAQSHLIFLDESTNEVIGGDLLLDKVAANPLVEPPTDLSTLRPRALIQQQESLKLLRELNVAKVYAGHGEDIVKVNELIDKRLEKDQMRLDQLIQHVDVGSPKTVIELTLDLYPAHYRTELGLTLSKTLGYLDCLVRDGLVSEEIVNGVIVYTRN; encoded by the coding sequence ATGAATATACATAAAATTATCATACCTACACCATACCCAATAGGAGATGTTAATTCATTTTTAGTAAAAGGTGATCGGCTTTCTTTATTTGATGTTGGTCCAAAAACGCAAGATGCGTTAGATGCTTTAAAACAAGGACTCAAAGATGCAGGTTATACACTAGATGATATTGAGCAAGTAGTATTAACTCATCATCATCCAGATCACGCTGGCTGGGTGGATGTGTTTACACAAGCGGAAATTATAGGACACGAATATAATGACCATTTCCTACGAAGAACACCTGGATTTATGGAATATCGAACTAAATTTTACCGTGAACAGCTGCAGTTACAAGCTGTGCCTGAAAAGTATCTTGAAAAAATCGTTGAATCGAAAGAAGCATTAAAGTTATACGGTTCAACGCCATTAACCAAGTTCATTGGAGATGGAGATGAAGTACCCGGACATCCAGGTTTAAAAGCAATTTATACGCCAGGACATGCACAGAGTCATTTAATTTTTTTAGATGAATCCACAAATGAAGTCATTGGAGGAGACCTTTTGCTGGATAAAGTGGCGGCAAATCCATTAGTTGAGCCGCCGACGGATCTTTCAACTCTTCGTCCGAGAGCTTTAATCCAACAACAAGAATCATTAAAACTTTTACGTGAGCTAAATGTTGCTAAAGTTTATGCAGGGCACGGTGAAGATATAGTAAAGGTAAACGAGTTAATCGACAAGCGTTTAGAGAAGGATCAAATGCGTTTAGACCAATTAATTCAGCATGTTGATGTAGGTAGTCCAAAAACTGTCATTGAGCTTACATTGGATTTATATCCAGCGCATTATAGAACGGAATTGGGATTAACATTGTCAAAAACATTGGGCTATTTGGATTGTTTAGTAAGAGATGGTCTTGTTTCTGAAGAGATAGTTAATGGCGTAATTGTGTATACAAGAAATTAA
- the rnz gene encoding ribonuclease Z: MQLQFLGTGAGMPSKERNTSALVLKLLEERGTVWLFDCGEATQHQILHTTIRPRKIEKIFITHLHGDHIFGLPGFLSSRSFLGGEDTLTLYGPKGLKEWITASFNVSKTHLTYPIEFVEVQEGVVFEDEQFVVSTQLLEHVIPCYGYRIEQKPLPGELIIEKAIELGVPKGPLLGKLKNGNDIVLENGQTVLSKDVTAPPKKGFIITVLGDTKYCESAKTLSENADIVLHEATFDHKTEHLAASYGHSTNVEAARVAKEANARNLILNHISSRFLPHDLEALLNEAKEIFPNSFIANDFSQFEWKNSELLEDK; encoded by the coding sequence ATGCAGCTACAATTTCTAGGAACAGGTGCAGGAATGCCCTCTAAAGAAAGGAATACAAGTGCCCTTGTTTTAAAGCTATTAGAAGAACGCGGAACGGTTTGGTTATTTGATTGTGGGGAAGCCACACAGCATCAAATTTTACATACTACAATACGTCCACGTAAAATCGAGAAAATTTTTATTACTCATCTCCATGGAGACCATATTTTTGGATTACCAGGTTTTTTAAGTTCGCGATCATTTCTTGGTGGTGAAGATACGCTTACACTTTACGGACCTAAAGGGTTAAAAGAGTGGATTACCGCCAGCTTTAATGTATCAAAGACGCATTTAACTTATCCAATTGAATTTGTTGAAGTTCAAGAGGGGGTAGTTTTTGAGGATGAACAATTTGTTGTTAGTACACAATTACTAGAACATGTTATTCCTTGCTACGGCTATCGAATCGAACAAAAGCCATTGCCAGGGGAACTCATAATTGAAAAAGCAATTGAACTTGGCGTTCCAAAAGGCCCATTACTAGGAAAATTGAAAAATGGTAACGATATCGTGCTAGAAAATGGACAGACTGTGTTAAGCAAGGACGTGACTGCCCCACCAAAAAAAGGATTTATTATTACCGTTTTAGGGGATACAAAATACTGTGAATCAGCAAAAACATTAAGTGAAAATGCAGATATTGTCCTACATGAAGCGACTTTCGACCATAAAACAGAACATTTAGCGGCAAGTTACGGCCATTCTACAAATGTAGAAGCAGCAAGAGTAGCGAAAGAAGCAAATGCAAGAAACTTAATTTTAAATCATATAAGTTCCCGCTTCCTTCCTCATGATCTGGAGGCTCTATTAAATGAAGCAAAAGAGATTTTCCCAAATAGCTTTATTGCGAATGATTTTTCCCAGTTCGAGTGGAAAAATAGCGAATTGCTAGAAGATAAATAA
- the ltrA gene encoding group II intron reverse transcriptase/maturase, translating to MDMKEQDGINLIDKVIANNNLWRAYKKVKANNGAPGVDGITVVQLKSHMKKYYEPLKRKLKDGTYQPQPVKRVAIPKPDGSKRYLGIPCVLDRVVQQAILQVIEPIIDPHFSEYSFGFRKGRNAHQAIKSAQQYYEEGYRVVVDCDLKSYFDTIHHQRLRAYLEEFISDKIVLKLIWKFLRSGILDRDIYIETKDGAPQGGPLSPILANVYLNKLDRELEKREHRFIRYADDFVIYVKSVRAGERVMESIKKYIEDDLHLTINQKKSKVCGATSATFLGFNIQNLMGKSDADQVSRPSNDSKTS from the coding sequence ATGGATATGAAAGAACAGGATGGTATCAATTTAATCGATAAAGTCATTGCAAATAACAATCTCTGGAGAGCATACAAGAAAGTAAAAGCAAATAATGGTGCACCAGGGGTTGATGGAATTACAGTAGTACAATTAAAGTCACACATGAAGAAATACTACGAACCTCTTAAAAGGAAGCTAAAAGATGGAACTTACCAACCTCAACCAGTCAAAAGAGTTGCCATACCAAAACCGGACGGTTCTAAACGATATCTAGGAATACCTTGCGTTTTAGATAGAGTCGTTCAACAAGCTATTCTTCAAGTAATTGAACCGATTATAGACCCACACTTTTCAGAATATAGTTTTGGATTTCGGAAAGGTAGAAACGCCCACCAAGCTATTAAATCAGCACAACAATATTACGAAGAAGGTTATCGAGTTGTAGTAGACTGTGATTTGAAAAGTTACTTCGACACAATACATCATCAAAGGTTAAGAGCGTATTTAGAAGAATTCATATCAGATAAAATTGTTTTAAAATTAATATGGAAATTCCTTCGTTCAGGTATTCTTGACCGAGATATCTATATCGAAACGAAAGATGGTGCTCCGCAAGGTGGACCTTTGTCTCCTATTTTAGCAAATGTCTATTTAAATAAACTAGATAGAGAATTAGAAAAGAGAGAACATCGTTTTATTAGATATGCGGATGATTTCGTCATCTATGTGAAAAGTGTTCGAGCTGGGGAGCGGGTAATGGAAAGTATCAAGAAATACATCGAGGATGACCTACATTTAACAATTAACCAAAAGAAAAGTAAGGTTTGTGGTGCAACATCAGCAACATTCCTCGGCTTTAATATTCAAAATTTAATGGGAAAGTCGGATGCCGACCAAGTAAGTCGGCCAAGCAACGATTCAAAGACAAGTTAA
- a CDS encoding group II intron maturase-specific domain-containing protein, whose amino-acid sequence MSGTFEEIVKKINQITTGWINYYGISRMKKFIFETQKWLNHRLRQLIWKRWKKPKTKYKMLRKYGTNHDDAMKLANSRKGYWRISRSEILQRAITKDRLIKWKLKDISLLYEQRYLKG is encoded by the coding sequence ATGAGTGGAACTTTTGAAGAAATAGTAAAGAAAATTAATCAAATCACAACTGGATGGATTAATTACTATGGGATCTCAAGAATGAAGAAATTCATTTTTGAAACTCAGAAATGGTTAAACCATCGATTAAGACAACTCATATGGAAGAGATGGAAGAAACCAAAGACTAAATATAAGATGCTTCGTAAATATGGAACTAACCATGATGACGCAATGAAATTAGCAAACTCCCGTAAGGGATATTGGAGAATATCACGAAGTGAAATCCTCCAACGAGCAATAACAAAAGATAGGCTCATAAAGTGGAAACTAAAAGACATCTCCTTACTTTATGAGCAACGATACTTAAAAGGTTGA
- a CDS encoding Rrf2 family transcriptional regulator, with the protein MRLTLYTDYSLRVLLYLGIKGNDRLSTIQEIADSYHISKNHLMKVTYDLGQLGLIETIRGRGGGIRLNVQPEDINIGQVVRHTEEDFHLVECFDEDNNLCKLSPSCKLKFALNEALNAYLQVLDQYSLADFLISKNEMFRLLGIEQS; encoded by the coding sequence TTGCGCTTAACTTTATATACAGACTATTCCTTACGGGTATTATTATATCTTGGTATTAAAGGGAATGATCGATTATCAACTATACAAGAAATAGCAGATAGCTATCATATATCAAAAAATCACCTTATGAAGGTTACTTATGATCTAGGTCAACTTGGTTTAATCGAAACAATTCGTGGTCGAGGCGGTGGTATTCGTTTAAATGTCCAACCAGAAGATATTAATATCGGACAGGTTGTCAGGCATACAGAAGAGGACTTTCATCTAGTTGAATGCTTTGATGAAGATAATAATTTGTGTAAATTATCACCTTCCTGTAAGCTGAAATTTGCGCTCAATGAAGCCTTAAATGCTTATTTGCAGGTGTTAGATCAATACAGTTTAGCTGATTTCTTAATTTCCAAGAATGAAATGTTTAGACTGCTTGGAATTGAACAGTCTTAA
- a CDS encoding argininosuccinate synthase, translating into MANKKVVLAYSGGLDTSVAIPWLKEQGWDVIAVCLDVGEGKDLEFIKNKALQVGAIESYMVDAKDEFAEEYALISLQGHTWYEQKYPLVSALSRPLISKKLVEIANETNADAVAHGCTGKGNDQVRFEISIKALNPDLEVLAPVREWGWSRDEEIEYAAKHGVPVPATIDSPFSIDQNLWGRANEAGVMEDPWVAPPEEAYGLTVSLENAPDTPEFVEIEFVNGKPVSLNGQEMKLADLIQELNKVAGAHGIGRIDHVENRLVGIKSREVYEIPGAKVLLTAHKELEDITLVKELAHFKPIIEQKLSEIIYEGLWFNPIRVALEGFLKETQKYVNGTVRVKLFKGHAIVEGRKSPNSLYSEELATYSKADQFNHASAVGFIELWGLPTVVAAEVNKKKEEVATKN; encoded by the coding sequence ATGGCGAACAAAAAAGTGGTTTTAGCTTATTCAGGTGGGCTTGATACATCAGTTGCAATTCCTTGGTTAAAGGAACAAGGATGGGATGTAATTGCAGTATGCTTAGATGTTGGTGAGGGTAAAGACTTAGAATTTATTAAAAACAAAGCTCTTCAAGTAGGGGCGATTGAATCTTACATGGTAGATGCAAAGGATGAATTTGCTGAAGAATACGCTCTTATATCTCTACAAGGCCATACTTGGTACGAGCAAAAGTATCCATTAGTTTCGGCACTGTCACGTCCGCTGATTTCAAAAAAATTGGTAGAAATTGCAAACGAAACAAATGCAGATGCTGTAGCACATGGTTGTACAGGAAAAGGCAATGACCAAGTTCGTTTTGAAATTTCCATTAAAGCTTTAAATCCTGATTTAGAAGTTCTTGCTCCTGTTCGTGAATGGGGATGGAGTCGTGATGAAGAAATCGAATATGCAGCAAAACATGGAGTACCGGTACCTGCTACGATCGATTCACCATTCTCAATCGACCAAAATCTTTGGGGCCGTGCAAATGAAGCCGGCGTCATGGAAGATCCATGGGTAGCACCACCAGAAGAAGCCTATGGTTTAACCGTTTCTCTAGAAAATGCACCTGACACACCTGAATTCGTTGAAATTGAATTTGTTAATGGGAAGCCTGTTTCGCTAAATGGGCAAGAGATGAAACTTGCGGACTTAATCCAAGAGTTAAATAAAGTCGCTGGTGCACATGGCATTGGACGTATCGACCATGTTGAAAATCGCTTAGTTGGAATTAAATCTCGTGAAGTTTATGAAATACCTGGAGCAAAAGTACTGTTAACTGCTCACAAGGAATTAGAAGATATTACATTAGTTAAAGAACTTGCTCATTTTAAACCGATTATTGAACAAAAGCTTTCTGAAATTATTTATGAAGGTCTTTGGTTTAACCCAATCCGTGTAGCTTTGGAAGGTTTCTTGAAGGAAACTCAAAAATATGTGAACGGTACAGTTCGAGTGAAGCTATTTAAAGGGCATGCAATTGTTGAAGGTCGCAAATCACCGAACTCCTTATATAGCGAAGAACTTGCAACTTACTCAAAAGCTGATCAGTTCAACCATGCCTCAGCTGTAGGCTTTATTGAATTATGGGGTCTTCCAACTGTAGTTGCTGCAGAAGTTAATAAGAAAAAAGAAGAAGTAGCAACAAAAAATTAA
- a CDS encoding SDR family oxidoreductase, producing MNKKIIFITGATSGIGRIITELCIERGHTVYATGRNESSLVTLARMGANVFQADLSYIQDIEKVCAQLPFIDIAIINAGVGIFENAYELSDEDIESMINVNVKAPIYLSNRLAKSMIQKKSGQLIFIGSQAGKVPTKKASVYAASKHAITGFVNGLRMELTAYDIHVTAIYPGPIDTPFLQKADATNTYRDSMKRFLLKPEKVANEVMRTIEKPVREVNLPRIMSVTSKLYAIAPTLVEKLGSGFFNKK from the coding sequence ATGAATAAAAAAATAATCTTTATAACAGGAGCTACAAGTGGAATTGGTCGAATTATCACAGAGCTATGTATTGAAAGGGGTCACACAGTTTATGCGACAGGCAGAAATGAATCTTCCTTAGTAACGCTAGCGAGAATGGGGGCAAACGTGTTCCAGGCAGATCTCTCTTATATACAAGATATTGAAAAAGTTTGTGCTCAACTTCCTTTTATTGATATAGCAATTATAAATGCCGGTGTTGGGATCTTTGAAAATGCTTATGAATTATCGGATGAAGATATTGAAAGTATGATTAATGTAAACGTAAAAGCTCCTATCTATTTATCAAATAGATTGGCGAAATCTATGATTCAAAAAAAATCAGGACAATTGATCTTTATTGGATCCCAAGCAGGGAAAGTACCTACAAAAAAAGCAAGTGTCTACGCAGCGTCAAAGCATGCCATTACTGGCTTTGTAAATGGTCTGAGAATGGAATTGACTGCATATGATATTCATGTCACAGCCATATATCCAGGTCCGATAGATACACCATTTTTACAGAAGGCAGATGCAACAAATACTTATCGAGACTCAATGAAACGTTTCTTATTAAAGCCGGAGAAAGTAGCAAATGAAGTGATGCGAACAATTGAAAAACCGGTTCGAGAAGTGAATTTACCTAGAATCATGTCGGTTACGAGTAAACTCTATGCAATAGCTCCAACATTAGTAGAAAAGTTGGGAAGCGGTTTCTTTAATAAAAAATAA
- a CDS encoding DUF3889 domain-containing protein: MKTKIAVSVLLVFSTIAVGKILTVPPEGETTNAQEIAPAYAKWGRLAMQNVMAKYPSADVIDYLHIGREVGTVNSVEKFKLWLKAEDNSEFGVFVDITFNNQTEEIVDIKYTETKQ, translated from the coding sequence TTGAAAACGAAAATTGCTGTTTCTGTGCTATTGGTTTTTAGTACGATTGCGGTTGGAAAGATATTGACGGTGCCTCCAGAGGGGGAAACAACGAATGCGCAAGAGATTGCACCTGCCTATGCGAAATGGGGAAGATTGGCCATGCAGAATGTGATGGCAAAATATCCATCGGCAGATGTCATCGATTATTTGCATATCGGGCGAGAAGTAGGAACTGTAAACTCGGTTGAGAAGTTTAAACTATGGTTAAAGGCTGAGGACAATAGTGAATTTGGCGTCTTTGTCGACATTACATTTAACAACCAAACTGAAGAAATTGTAGACATAAAATATACTGAAACAAAACAATAA
- a CDS encoding acyl-phosphate glycerol 3-phosphate acyltransferase codes for MNQPKISPAVLRLLVIFPNVISYMLLVGVLIYIATNFSELKTAEALNFWIILVALLGPMTIFTTYSIAKRIRTGIL; via the coding sequence ATGAACCAACCAAAAATAAGTCCCGCTGTACTGCGCTTACTAGTAATTTTTCCGAATGTAATAAGTTATATGTTGTTAGTTGGAGTACTGATATATATTGCTACAAATTTTTCGGAATTAAAAACAGCAGAAGCACTTAATTTCTGGATAATCTTAGTTGCGTTACTTGGTCCAATGACTATTTTTACTACGTATTCTATCGCAAAACGTATCAGAACGGGCATATTATAA
- the hmpA gene encoding NO-inducible flavohemoprotein, translated as MLSQQTIDIIKSTVPVLEQHGVTITKTFYSNMLKKHPELLNYFNRANQARERQQTALANTVLAAAKYIDNLQAIVPAVMQIAHKHRGLGILPEHYPIVGENLLGAIKEVLGDAATDEIINAWAEAYGVIADVFISIEEDLYKKAEKDGGWRLFKSFKVARKVEESEEVTSFYLVSEDGEKLPEYKAGQYITVRVKVPGDEYTSNRHYTLSQPSNENEFRISVKRENAVDPKGVVSNYLHELVNEGDTIEISAPAGLFTLEDNSNPVLFVSGGIGVTPLNTMLQTMDLGRQVAFVQCARNEKAVAFKEQIDKKVNELNGSYRVLFSDENGFVAKEDLAPFVKENTEVYICGPAPFMETVISIARDLGVPGDNIHFEFFGPAMSLEALSNAN; from the coding sequence ATGTTATCACAACAAACAATCGACATTATTAAATCTACAGTACCAGTATTAGAGCAACACGGAGTTACAATTACTAAAACTTTTTATAGCAATATGTTAAAAAAACACCCTGAATTATTAAATTACTTTAACCGTGCAAACCAAGCAAGAGAACGTCAGCAAACTGCTTTAGCAAATACGGTGTTAGCAGCAGCTAAGTATATCGATAATTTACAAGCTATTGTTCCAGCCGTTATGCAAATTGCACACAAGCACCGAGGACTAGGAATCTTGCCTGAACATTACCCTATTGTAGGTGAAAACTTATTAGGAGCGATTAAAGAAGTACTTGGTGATGCTGCAACTGATGAAATCATTAATGCTTGGGCAGAAGCTTATGGCGTGATTGCAGATGTATTTATTTCGATTGAAGAAGATCTGTATAAAAAAGCTGAGAAAGATGGCGGCTGGAGATTATTTAAATCATTTAAAGTGGCTAGAAAAGTAGAAGAAAGCGAAGAAGTTACATCATTTTATTTAGTTTCTGAAGATGGTGAGAAATTACCTGAATACAAAGCAGGACAATACATCACAGTACGTGTAAAGGTACCTGGTGACGAATATACATCAAACCGTCACTATACATTATCACAACCATCAAATGAAAATGAATTCCGAATCAGTGTTAAACGTGAAAATGCTGTTGATCCAAAAGGAGTAGTTTCGAATTACCTTCACGAACTAGTAAACGAAGGTGACACAATTGAAATAAGTGCTCCAGCAGGTTTATTTACTTTAGAAGATAACAGTAACCCTGTATTATTTGTAAGTGGTGGAATTGGTGTTACACCACTCAATACAATGCTTCAAACAATGGACCTTGGAAGACAGGTAGCATTTGTTCAATGTGCGCGTAATGAAAAAGCAGTTGCATTTAAAGAGCAAATTGATAAAAAAGTAAATGAATTGAACGGCTCTTATCGCGTCTTATTCTCTGATGAAAATGGTTTTGTGGCAAAAGAAGATTTAGCTCCATTTGTAAAAGAAAATACAGAAGTATACATTTGTGGGCCTGCCCCATTCATGGAGACAGTTATTTCTATAGCTCGTGATCTTGGTGTACCAGGTGATAATATTCACTTTGAATTCTTTGGTCCTGCCATGTCGCTGGAAGCATTATCTAATGCTAACTAA
- the argH gene encoding argininosuccinate lyase has product MTKLWGGRFQKSAESWVDEFGASIGFDQQLVMEDIEGSVAHVTMLGAQGILASEDVEQILKGLAELKHSAEAGELEFSVANEDIHLNLEKMLTDIIGPVGGKLHTGRSRNDQVATDMHLFLKKRVVEVVDLIETFQKTILEKAEQHIETIAPGYTHLQRAQPISFAHHLMAYFWMLERDKERFKESMKRIDILPLGAGAMAGTTFPIDREKSAELLGFSNVYANSMDAVSDRDFIVEFLANSSLVMTHLSRFAEEIIIWSTDEFKFIELDDAFSTGSSIMPQKKNPDMAELIRGKTGRVYGNLMGLLTVLKGTPLTYNKDMQEDKEGMFDTVHTILGALKIFEGMVRTMTVKTERLHQAVHSDFSNATELADYLATKGMPFREAHEVTGKLVFTCIQKGIFLLDLPLEVMKVESDLIQEDVYDVLAPEAAVRRRNSLGGTGFEQVRLQLEKAKACF; this is encoded by the coding sequence ATGACAAAATTATGGGGTGGTCGTTTCCAAAAGTCTGCTGAGAGCTGGGTAGATGAATTTGGAGCTTCCATTGGTTTTGATCAACAATTAGTGATGGAGGATATCGAAGGTAGTGTTGCACATGTGACAATGCTAGGTGCTCAAGGAATTTTAGCCTCTGAAGATGTAGAGCAAATTCTAAAAGGACTAGCTGAGTTAAAACATTCGGCAGAGGCTGGAGAACTCGAGTTTAGTGTAGCAAATGAAGATATCCATTTAAATCTAGAAAAGATGTTAACGGATATTATCGGACCAGTTGGAGGTAAACTTCACACTGGCCGAAGCCGTAACGACCAAGTTGCGACTGATATGCATCTGTTTTTGAAAAAACGAGTTGTTGAAGTTGTGGACTTGATTGAAACTTTCCAAAAAACGATTTTAGAAAAAGCAGAACAGCATATCGAAACCATTGCACCTGGATATACGCACTTGCAGCGAGCCCAACCAATTAGCTTTGCACATCATTTGATGGCCTATTTCTGGATGTTAGAGCGTGATAAAGAACGTTTTAAAGAATCCATGAAACGTATTGATATCTTGCCATTAGGTGCAGGCGCAATGGCTGGAACTACTTTCCCAATAGACCGGGAAAAATCTGCAGAGTTACTAGGGTTTAGCAATGTGTATGCAAATTCGATGGATGCAGTGAGTGATCGCGATTTTATTGTAGAATTTCTTGCAAATTCATCTCTGGTAATGACACATTTATCACGATTTGCTGAGGAGATTATTATTTGGTCTACCGATGAATTTAAATTCATTGAACTGGATGATGCCTTTTCAACTGGATCGTCTATCATGCCTCAAAAGAAAAATCCGGATATGGCAGAACTAATTCGCGGCAAGACTGGTCGGGTTTATGGGAACCTTATGGGGCTGTTAACAGTGTTAAAAGGTACGCCTTTAACCTATAACAAAGACATGCAGGAAGACAAAGAAGGAATGTTTGATACAGTTCATACAATCCTGGGTGCATTGAAAATCTTTGAAGGTATGGTTCGCACAATGACTGTTAAAACTGAAAGGCTACACCAAGCAGTGCACAGTGATTTTTCAAATGCAACTGAACTTGCCGACTATTTGGCAACAAAAGGCATGCCATTCCGTGAAGCGCATGAAGTTACAGGGAAGCTAGTCTTTACATGTATTCAAAAAGGTATCTTCTTATTAGATTTACCTCTTGAAGTGATGAAAGTTGAAAGTGATTTAATACAAGAAGACGTTTACGACGTATTAGCGCCAGAAGCAGCAGTAAGACGACGAAACTCTTTAGGGGGCACAGGCTTTGAACAAGTTCGCCTGCAGCTTGAAAAAGCAAAAGCTTGTTTCTGA
- the proC gene encoding pyrroline-5-carboxylate reductase, with product MQKILFVGAGSMAEALIQGWVEQKVIPCENIYITNRSNQERLIKLNKNYDVNILENNEKIYEMDLIILATKPKDILHAMERIRPFISSNTAILSVLAGIQIQTIEDGVGNRPIARVMPNTSATIGMSASGIAFNTQVNDYQKTLYLQLLEAIGIVIEVEEDKLHAVTALSGSGPAYLYYLLEAWEAVGAEFGLTKEVVRELMVQTIAGSAAMLQSVKEEPTVLRKKVTSPGGTTEAGILALESNRFNEAIFACIKSAEARSRELAKGQ from the coding sequence ATGCAAAAAATACTTTTTGTTGGTGCTGGTTCTATGGCGGAAGCGTTAATCCAGGGTTGGGTTGAACAGAAAGTAATACCATGCGAAAACATCTATATCACAAACCGTTCGAATCAGGAGAGACTAATTAAACTAAATAAAAACTATGACGTAAATATTTTGGAGAATAATGAAAAAATCTATGAAATGGATTTAATTATATTAGCTACAAAACCAAAAGATATCCTGCATGCCATGGAAAGAATACGACCATTTATTTCTTCGAATACAGCAATCCTTTCTGTTTTGGCAGGTATTCAAATTCAAACCATAGAAGACGGTGTTGGAAATAGACCAATTGCCCGTGTCATGCCAAACACTTCTGCAACAATCGGAATGTCTGCAAGTGGTATTGCATTTAATACTCAGGTAAACGATTATCAGAAAACTTTGTACTTACAATTGCTTGAAGCAATCGGTATTGTCATTGAAGTAGAAGAGGATAAATTACATGCTGTAACAGCCCTTTCAGGCAGTGGTCCAGCCTATCTATATTATTTACTTGAGGCATGGGAAGCGGTTGGAGCTGAATTTGGACTAACCAAAGAGGTGGTACGGGAACTAATGGTACAAACAATTGCCGGATCTGCTGCCATGCTTCAGTCCGTAAAAGAAGAGCCTACTGTCTTGCGTAAAAAAGTAACAAGTCCAGGAGGTACTACTGAAGCTGGTATTCTTGCACTGGAAAGCAATCGTTTTAACGAAGCAATTTTTGCCTGCATCAAAAGTGCAGAAGCAAGATCAAGAGAATTAGCAAAAGGTCAATAG